The DNA segment CATAATCCTTGCGCAGGCGCGGAGCGTACGCCTTCTGGTCCTTCTTGGCGTCAGCCATCGATCTTCTCCCCGGACCGCGATGCGACGCGGACCTTCTTGCCGTCCTCAGACGTCTCGAACCGGACGCGCGTAGCCTTGCCGTCCTTCGGGTCGACGATCGCGACCTTCGAGACGTGCATCGGCGCTTCCTTGCGCTCGAGACCGCCCTGCGGGTTGAGCTGGGTCGGCTTGCGGTGGCGGGTGGCGATGTTGACGCCCGAAACGACGACCTTGCCGTCCTTCGGCATCGACATCAGCACATCGCCGGTCTTGCCCTTGTCGCGGCCCGACAGGACCACGACCTTATCACCCTTGCGGATCTTCGCGGCCGACATCACAGCACCTCCGGCGCGAGCGAGATGATCTTCATATGCTTTCTCGCGCGCAGCTCACGAACCACCGGCCCGAAAATACGGGTGCCGATCGGCTCTTCGTTCTTGTTCACCAGCACCGCCGCGTTGGAATCGAAGCGGATTACCGAACCGTCGGGACGGCGGATGTCCTTGGCGGTACGAACGATCACCGCACGGTGAACGTCGCCCTTCTTCACGCGGCCGCGCGGGGCGGCTTCCTTGACGCTGACGACGATGATGTCGCCGACGCCGGCGGTGCGCCGCTTCGACCCGCCCAGTACCTTAATGCACTGGACGCGCTTGGCGCCGCTGTTGTCCGCAACGTCCAGGTTGGACTGCATCTGGATCATTGTTCGACCCTTCTACCCTTAGGCTTCGGCCGCCGCGGACTCGGCCTTTTTGGCCTTGCCCTTGGTCGCCTTAGCCGGCTTCTCGGCCGTATCCGTCTCGACGGTCTCGACGGCCGCAGGGGCGGCGCCGACGCGATCAAGAACGGTCCAGCTCTTCAACTTCGACACAGGAGCGCATTCTTGAATGCGAACCTGCTCACCCGACTTGAAGGCATTGCCTTCGTCGTGGGCGTGGTACTTCTTCGACAGCTTGATGATCTTGCCGTACAACGGGTGTTTCACCCGGCGTTCGACACGAACCACCACCGTCTTGTCACCCTTGTCCGACACCACGGTGCCAGTGAGGACGCGCTTCGGCATCTCTTGCTACTCCTTACGCCTTGGCCGCATCGCGCGAGCGAGCGGATTGCAGCGTCTTGATCCGGGCAATGGTACGGCGAACTTCGCGTACCCGGCTCGGCTTCTCGAGCTGGTTGGTGGCGGACTGGAAGCGCAGGTTGAACTGCTCGCGCTTCAGGTCCGACAGCTGGGTGGCCAGCTGGTCGTCGGTGTTGACCGTCAGGTTTTCCTTCTTGGCCATGATTAATCTTCCTCAACCAGCTTTTCACCCAGGCGGGCGACGACCTTGACCTTGATCGGCAGCTTTTCGGCGGCGCGCTCAAAGGCGGTCTTGGCGAGCGGGCCGGGAACGCCGTCCAGCTCGAACAGAATACGACCCGGCTTCACGCGGGCGACCCAGAATTCCGGCGACCCCTTGCCCGAGCCCATGCGGACTTCGGCGGGCTTCGACGACACGGGCACGTCCGGGAAGATACGAATCCACAAACGGCCCTGGCGGCGGATATGGCGGGTGATCGCGCGGCGAGCCGCTTCGATCTGGCGCGCGGTAATCCGCTCCGGTTCCATGGCCTTGAGCCCGAAGGCGCCGAAGTTGAGTTCGGTGCCACCCTTGGCGTTGCCGTGAATCCGGCCCTTGAAGGCCTTACGGAACTTGGTGCGTTTCGGTTGCAGCATCTTCTAGTTCCTTATCGACGGTCATCACGCGCGGGGCGAACGCCCGACGTCTGGGCTTCCATCATCAGCCGGTCCTGGGCGAGCGGGTCATGACCCAGGATCTCACCCTTGAAGACCCACACCTTGACTCCGCAGACACCGTAAGCGGTGTGCGCCTGCGCTTCGGCATAATCGACATTGCCGCGCAGCGTGTGCAGTGGAACGCGGCCTTCGCGATACCATTCGGTCCGGGCGATCTCGGCGCCGCCGAGACGGCCAGCGCAGGTTATCCTGATGCCTTCGGCGCCGAGGCGCAGGGCCGACTGGACAGCGCGCTTCATGGCCCGGCGGAACGCAATACGGCGCTCCAGCTGGTCGGCAACGCCCTGCGCAACGAGGCGCGCGTCGATTTCCGGCTTGCGGATTTCGACGATGTTCAGGCTGACTTCCGAACCGGTCATCTTCGACAGCTGCTTCTTCAGCTTCTCGATGTCCGAGCCCTTCTTGCCGATGATGACGCCCGGGCGGGCGGCATAAATCGACACGCGGCACAGCTTGGCCGGGCGCTCGATGACCACCTTCGAGATCGCCGCCTGGGGCAGCGTCTTGAAGATGAACTGGCGGATCTTCAGATCCTCCAGCAGCAGCCGGCCATAATCCTGGCCTTCAGCGAACCAACGGCTGTCCCAGGTCCGGTTGATCTGGAGACGCAGGCCGACGGGGGACGATTTCTGACCCATTAGGCTTCTTCCTGCTCACGCACGACGACACGCAGACGGCTGAACGGCTTTTCGATCCGGGTGGACCGGCCGCGGGCGCGCGTGGCGAAACGCTTCATGGTGATCGACTTGCCAACCGACGCCTCGCTGACGACAAGCGTGTCGACGTCGAGGTTGTGGTTGTTCTCAGCATTGGCGACCGCCGAGGCGAGCACCTTGTAGACATCTTCGCTCATCGCCTTGGGCGAGAACTTCAGGATGTTCAGCGCTTCCTCGACCTTGCGGCCGCGGATGAGGCCAGCCACCAGGTTGAGCTTGCGGGCGGAACCACGGATCATGGTCCCGGTCGCCAGCGCTTCCTTGTCGCCGACCTTGCGGGGAGACTTGGGCTTGGACATTAGCGCTTACCCTTCTTGTCGGCGGCGTGGCCGGGGAAGAAGCGGGTCGGAGCGAACTCGCCCAGCTTCATTCCAACCATGTCCTCATTGACCGACACCGGCACGAACTTGCGGCCGTTGTAGACATTGAAGGTCAGGCCAACGAACTGCGGCAGAATGGTCGAGCGGCGCGACCAGGTCTTGATCGGCGCACGGCCACCCTTCTCCTGAGCCTCTTCGGCCTTCTTCAGGAGCGACAGCTCGACGAACGGACCTTTCCAAACGGAACGAGCCATCTCGGTTAGCCCTTCTTCTTCGCGTGACGGCTACGGATGATGAACTTGTCCGTTGCCTTGTTGTGACGGGTGCGGGCACCCTTGGTCGGCTTGCCCCAGGGGGTAACCGGGTGACGACCGCCCGAAGTCCGGCCTTCACCACCGCCGTGCGGGTGGTCGACCGGGTTCTTGGCGACGCCGCGGGTCAGCGGTCGGCGACCAAGCCAGCGGTTGCGGCCGGCCTTCGCCAGCGTCTGGTTGGCGTTGTCGGGGTTCGACACCGCGCCGACGGTGGCCATGCAGTCAGATCGGATATAGCGCTGCTCGCCCGAGTTGAGGCGAACAATCACCATGCCCTTGTCGCGGCCGACCACCTGGACATAGGTCCCGGCGGCACGGGCGATCTGGCCCCCCTTGCCCGGCTTCATCTCCACATTGTGGACGATGGTGCCGACCGGCATCTGGCCGATTTCCATGGCGTTGCCCGGCTT comes from the Sphingomonas xanthus genome and includes:
- the rpsC gene encoding 30S ribosomal protein S3 codes for the protein MGQKSSPVGLRLQINRTWDSRWFAEGQDYGRLLLEDLKIRQFIFKTLPQAAISKVVIERPAKLCRVSIYAARPGVIIGKKGSDIEKLKKQLSKMTGSEVSLNIVEIRKPEIDARLVAQGVADQLERRIAFRRAMKRAVQSALRLGAEGIRITCAGRLGGAEIARTEWYREGRVPLHTLRGNVDYAEAQAHTAYGVCGVKVWVFKGEILGHDPLAQDRLMMEAQTSGVRPARDDRR
- the rplP gene encoding 50S ribosomal protein L16 produces the protein MLQPKRTKFRKAFKGRIHGNAKGGTELNFGAFGLKAMEPERITARQIEAARRAITRHIRRQGRLWIRIFPDVPVSSKPAEVRMGSGKGSPEFWVARVKPGRILFELDGVPGPLAKTAFERAAEKLPIKVKVVARLGEKLVEED
- the rpmC gene encoding 50S ribosomal protein L29 codes for the protein MAKKENLTVNTDDQLATQLSDLKREQFNLRFQSATNQLEKPSRVREVRRTIARIKTLQSARSRDAAKA
- the rpsQ gene encoding 30S ribosomal protein S17; this translates as MPKRVLTGTVVSDKGDKTVVVRVERRVKHPLYGKIIKLSKKYHAHDEGNAFKSGEQVRIQECAPVSKLKSWTVLDRVGAAPAAVETVETDTAEKPAKATKGKAKKAESAAAEA
- the rplX gene encoding 50S ribosomal protein L24 — protein: MSAAKIRKGDKVVVLSGRDKGKTGDVLMSMPKDGKVVVSGVNIATRHRKPTQLNPQGGLERKEAPMHVSKVAIVDPKDGKATRVRFETSEDGKKVRVASRSGEKIDG
- the rpsS gene encoding 30S ribosomal protein S19; translated protein: MARSVWKGPFVELSLLKKAEEAQEKGGRAPIKTWSRRSTILPQFVGLTFNVYNGRKFVPVSVNEDMVGMKLGEFAPTRFFPGHAADKKGKR
- the rplB gene encoding 50S ribosomal protein L2, coding for MALKQYKPTSPARRGLILVDKSSLWKGKPVKALTEGKRKTGGRNNKGHVTSRGIAGGHKQKYRVIDFKRRTWDTVATVERLEYDPNRSAFIALLTYEGGEQAYIIAPQRLAPGDKVVAGKKVDVKPGNAMEIGQMPVGTIVHNVEMKPGKGGQIARAAGTYVQVVGRDKGMVIVRLNSGEQRYIRSDCMATVGAVSNPDNANQTLAKAGRNRWLGRRPLTRGVAKNPVDHPHGGGEGRTSGGRHPVTPWGKPTKGARTRHNKATDKFIIRSRHAKKKG
- the rplN gene encoding 50S ribosomal protein L14 gives rise to the protein MIQMQSNLDVADNSGAKRVQCIKVLGGSKRRTAGVGDIIVVSVKEAAPRGRVKKGDVHRAVIVRTAKDIRRPDGSVIRFDSNAAVLVNKNEEPIGTRIFGPVVRELRARKHMKIISLAPEVL
- the rplV gene encoding 50S ribosomal protein L22 is translated as MSKPKSPRKVGDKEALATGTMIRGSARKLNLVAGLIRGRKVEEALNILKFSPKAMSEDVYKVLASAVANAENNHNLDVDTLVVSEASVGKSITMKRFATRARGRSTRIEKPFSRLRVVVREQEEA